The segment ACGACCACTTTGTCGATCCAGGCGCGTTCCTCCGGTAAAAAGCCGGTCGACTTCTCGTTCTGCTTCGGACGGGCGAGATCGATCTCCTGATGCGCCGTGTTAACGTCCCCGCAAAAAACCACGGAACGTCCTGCTTCTCGCAAACGATTGCAATAATCGAGGAAGGCTTCTTTATACGCCATCTTGAAGGGTACGCGACTGAGGTCGCGGCCCCCGTTGGGAAAGTAAGCGGCGATGAGCACGAAATCATCGTAATCGGCGACGATCGTGCGTCCTTCGATGTCGTACTCTTCGATGCCCAGTCCCAGTTCGACGGATATCGGTTTCCGCTTTGAAAACAGGGCCACGCCGCTGTAGCCTTTGCGTTCCGCCGACGACCAGTAGGTACGATAGCCCTCGGGCTGCACCAGCTCTGCATCCAATTGTTCTGGATGGGCCTTCGTTTCCTGAATGCAGAGCACGTCGGGCTGAGCTTCCCGAAGCCAGCCCAGGAAACCTTTACGCAGTGCGGCGCGGATGCCGTTTACGTTCCAGGAATAGAGTTTCAACATCGGTGCGACTCCTCAGATGCTCTCGGCAGCACGTTGATCCCCCCGACGTTTATTGCGGAGTTGATCTTCGAGTTTCTCGAGCTGTTCCAATTGTGAGGGCATGATGCGGATGAAGGGGCGGACCGCCCGGATGCGCCGGAGCGCGCCGGCCAGATCGTCGCCCTGGCTGATGAAATACGCCGCGGCCATCGTTGGGGCTCGACCGATCCCGCCCGCGCAGTGGATGTACACCTTCTCGCCGGCCTTGACGGCCTGGTCGATGAATTCGATCCCGCGCCGGAGATGTTCCAGGCTGGGAGGCGTGTCGTCGACCGTGGGTAGATGGCAGTAGCTCGGCATCGCCAAACCGTGAGCTGCGTCGTCGAATTCGACCCGCAAGTTCAGCCCGGCGCGTATTCCCTCGTTTGCCAATTTCCCCATGCCGCGTGCCCGGTATTGCGGACCGACGTAGATCTGCGGTGAGATGCGCGTGTAGCGAATCGTTGGTATCCCGGTCAGGAAGGTCGTCCCCCGCACCATAAACCACAGCAAGGTCGTCCGAACGCCTTGAGTCCGCAGCCGTTGGCGAATGATGGTCGTGCCCTTGCGCAGCGCGTCGATCAGCTTTCGCATGCTTGCTCCCGTGAGGCAAGAGCTTACCACAATTTGCGCCCAGATTGAAAGCGGCGGCGGGAATTGAATGTTGACAAACTCAATAGTTGTAAGTAAACTAACTACTAGTAATAATTGCAACAACATTATCGGAGAAAAGATGGATTTAAAACGCGGTTTGACCGAAATCGGATTCACGGAATACGAGGCCAAGGTGTATCTGGCGCTGCTGGGGGACAATCCGGCTACCGGATACCAGATCAGTAAGGACTCGGGTGTACCGCGTTCGATGGTGTACGAAACCTTGAGTCGTTTGGTCGGACGAGGCGCCGTGCTCGAATCCATCGAGGGCAGAGCGACTCTCTACCGCCCGGTTTCTCCGCAATTGCTTCTCGACCGTCACGAAGAGCGGCAGATGCGTCTGATCGACAACCTTCGCGAGGAACTGCAAGACGTGTACACCAATACCGACGAAGATCACGTCTGGTCCATACGCAACACATCGGCCGTCTTTACCTATGCCAAGCAGATGCTCGCGGAAGCG is part of the Anaerolineales bacterium genome and harbors:
- a CDS encoding exodeoxyribonuclease III — its product is MLKLYSWNVNGIRAALRKGFLGWLREAQPDVLCIQETKAHPEQLDAELVQPEGYRTYWSSAERKGYSGVALFSKRKPISVELGLGIEEYDIEGRTIVADYDDFVLIAAYFPNGGRDLSRVPFKMAYKEAFLDYCNRLREAGRSVVFCGDVNTAHQEIDLARPKQNEKSTGFLPEERAWIDKVVVQGYIDTFRSLHPDTEDAYSWWAYWGKARERNVGWRIDYFFVSPDLQDRIAAADIHADVMGSDHCPVSLTLQSPEP
- a CDS encoding dual specificity protein phosphatase — its product is MRKLIDALRKGTTIIRQRLRTQGVRTTLLWFMVRGTTFLTGIPTIRYTRISPQIYVGPQYRARGMGKLANEGIRAGLNLRVEFDDAAHGLAMPSYCHLPTVDDTPPSLEHLRRGIEFIDQAVKAGEKVYIHCAGGIGRAPTMAAAYFISQGDDLAGALRRIRAVRPFIRIMPSQLEQLEKLEDQLRNKRRGDQRAAESI